The Halanaerobiales bacterium nucleotide sequence ATGTAGGACCAAATGTATAAACATCACCTAAAGAAGTTGCCAGGAGTTCAGCTTCAAGTTGACCGCTAACTGTCAAACCTGCTTTTTCTCCAAAAAAGTCCTGAGAAAAATCTGTATTCCCCTTATCATCTTTTGGAAGATCATCAAAATCAAAAGATGTAACACTAAATAAATCTCCAGCTCCTTCAGCATCACCAGTAGTGATTATTGGAGCATGTACATAATGAAAACCTCTTTCCTGATAAAATTTATGAATTCCATATGCAATTTTACTTCTAAATCTATTAATAGCTCCAAAAGTATCACTTCTTGGTCTTAAATGAGCTATCTCTCTTAAAAATTCATTAGTATGTTCCTTTTTTTGTAAAGGGTAATCTTCTGGAGATTTTCCAATTACAGTTATCTCTTCTGCCTTCATTTCTATATCCTGTTCTCTTCCTTCTACTTCTTCAAGATAACCTTTTATCTTAACACTAGCACCATTTGAAATATCAGAAAGTGGGAAAGATTCAGGATCAAGTATTACAATCTGTAAATTTTTTGAAGTGCTTCCATCATTAATTTCCAGAAAAGCTATATTTTTGGATACTCTTTTTGTCCTTACCCATCCGAGTACAATTACATCTTTTTTTGAATCAAAATTTTTGTTAACAATATCCTTGATTTTTTCTCTATCAAAATAATTCATTGTAAATCCTCCTAAATTTATAATTTAAATTATTGCTTCTTCGGTTTCCATATCAAAGATATGCATTTTTCTAGTATCAACACCAACTTTAATTTTATCCCCTACATCAGCTTTACTTTCAGCTTCAACTCTTGCTACAAATGAATGCTCATCGCGATCAAGATATAAATATATCTCTGATCCCATTGGTTCTAAAACATCTACTTCAGCTTTAAAAGAATTATTTTCCTTAATTTCAAAATCATGATTTATATTAGCATCAACAACATCTTCAGGTCGCAAACCCAAAACAACCTGTTTATTAGTATAATTTTTAATATCAGGAAATTCTTCTATTTTTTGCTGAGGTATTTTGATTTTAAAACTTCCATTACCTTCAACGTAATATTCATTGCCTTCATTAACTAATTTGGCATTAAGAAAGTTCATTGAAGGGCTACCAATAAAACCCGCTACAAACATATTATTGGGTTCATTATATAAAGTTAAAGGATCATCTACCTGCTGGATAATTCCCTCATTTAATACAACTATTCTATCTCCCATGGTCATAGCTTCAGTTTGATCATGGGTTACATAAACAACTGTTGTTTGTAATCTATCATGTAATTTACTTAATTCAGCACGCATTTGAACTCTTAATTTAGCATCAAGATTGGAAAGTGGTTCATCCATCAAAAACACCTTAGGTTCTCTAACAATAGCCCTTCCTAAAGCCACTCTTTGTCTTTGACCACCTGATAATTTTTTAGGCTTTCTATCTAATAATTCTTCAATACCTAAAATTTCAGCTGCTTCATTAACTCTTTTATCAATTAAATCTTTTGGTTCTTTACGTAATTTTAACCCAAATGCCATATTATCATATACATTCATGTGAGGATATAAAGCATAATTTTGAAATACCATTGCAATATCTCTATCTTTTGGAGCTACATCATTAACAATTTCATCTCCAATTTTTATAGTACCTTCTGTTATGTCTTCAAGTCCTGCGATCATTCTTAAAGTAGTTGATTTTCCACATCCAGAAGGC carries:
- the ugpC gene encoding sn-glycerol-3-phosphate ABC transporter ATP-binding protein UgpC, which encodes MAGVFLENITKRYDDVVAVKDANLEIKDKEFLVLVGPSGCGKSTTLRMIAGLEDITEGTIKIGDEIVNDVAPKDRDIAMVFQNYALYPHMNVYDNMAFGLKLRKEPKDLIDKRVNEAAEILGIEELLDRKPKKLSGGQRQRVALGRAIVREPKVFLMDEPLSNLDAKLRVQMRAELSKLHDRLQTTVVYVTHDQTEAMTMGDRIVVLNEGIIQQVDDPLTLYNEPNNMFVAGFIGSPSMNFLNAKLVNEGNEYYVEGNGSFKIKIPQQKIEEFPDIKNYTNKQVVLGLRPEDVVDANINHDFEIKENNSFKAEVDVLEPMGSEIYLYLDRDEHSFVARVEAESKADVGDKIKVGVDTRKMHIFDMETEEAII